The proteins below come from a single Desulfomicrobium escambiense DSM 10707 genomic window:
- a CDS encoding L,D-transpeptidase family protein codes for MLFLFLLAFSASGLQAAEPSARRIVVVDKATRELTLYVGGRQAASFPVSFGVDPVSDKVRAHDLATPEGLYSISYHKSQTRFHRTLGLSYPNLVDAQRGLALGLVSPAAYRRIRKAVLASRPTPCDTGLGCAIAIHGGGVSRQFGEFRERDWTEGCIALDNRDMEKLFNLCRVGDPVLIFNGARGLFGLVRPFTQVPDLADDGLPDCPDGVCAYEARLRTWLGPTGVTIREGAGYGVSLEVVVYGEGGATVLAVTDRNADGEISFLDSVRGTMADAAAPDSAYALLRSAVLVALSGGEIPVVGGGRELAVFGHLD; via the coding sequence TTGCTATTCCTCTTTCTGCTTGCTTTTTCCGCGTCCGGGCTGCAGGCGGCAGAGCCGTCGGCCCGGCGCATCGTGGTCGTGGACAAGGCTACGAGGGAGCTGACGCTGTACGTTGGGGGACGGCAGGCGGCCAGCTTTCCGGTCAGCTTCGGCGTGGACCCGGTGTCGGACAAGGTCCGGGCCCATGACCTGGCCACCCCGGAGGGACTGTATTCCATCTCGTACCACAAGAGCCAGACGCGCTTCCACCGCACCCTCGGCCTGTCCTATCCGAACTTGGTCGACGCCCAGCGGGGGCTGGCCTTGGGTCTGGTCTCCCCGGCGGCCTACAGGAGGATCCGCAAGGCGGTGCTCGCGTCCAGGCCGACTCCGTGCGACACGGGCCTCGGCTGCGCCATCGCCATCCACGGCGGAGGCGTCTCCAGGCAATTCGGCGAGTTTCGGGAGCGGGACTGGACCGAGGGCTGCATTGCCCTGGACAACCGGGACATGGAGAAGCTCTTCAACCTCTGCCGGGTCGGGGACCCGGTCCTCATCTTCAACGGCGCGCGGGGCCTGTTCGGCCTCGTCAGGCCCTTCACGCAGGTGCCGGACCTGGCCGACGACGGGCTGCCGGACTGCCCGGACGGGGTCTGCGCCTACGAGGCGCGGCTGCGGACGTGGCTCGGGCCGACCGGCGTGACCATCCGGGAGGGCGCGGGGTACGGCGTTTCCCTGGAAGTCGTGGTGTACGGGGAAGGGGGGGCGACGGTCCTGGCCGTGACGGACCGCAATGCCGACGGGGAAATCTCATTTCTGGACAGCGTCCGGGGCACGATGGCCGACGCGGCGGCCCCGGATTCGGCATACGCCCTGCTCA